Proteins encoded together in one Telopea speciosissima isolate NSW1024214 ecotype Mountain lineage chromosome 6, Tspe_v1, whole genome shotgun sequence window:
- the LOC122664252 gene encoding polygalacturonase non-catalytic subunit AroGP2-like: MTHPILLVGLLIVLYFSGLQAENAFLQYWEEHIGLPHPPHWLAAKASPLSLHQATMFMKVMEENDLASHLHLFCKQANIACSTNALVKKTTNDTTLPPIAPWNDDKLKYHLPNETPLSVASQGGLPYFRESMVKEGSYMPIPDLRDPISYKSFLPRSLASKIPFSFAQLEELKKLFGLVDESNMDEYIQDTLKVCEESPIQGEQSTCATSAEDFIDFVVEKLGHHVRVWSTESVEGSYENVTFGTVKLIYGNLSEPPTLCHSQPFPFQIYYCHVLPKVKVYVVDIHARKKVNHAIMACHYDTSTWNPNHIAFKLLGFGPGLIEVCHWINENGVVWTKTLG, translated from the exons ATGACGCATCCCATTCTATTGGTTGGACTTCTAATAGTACTATACTTTAGT GGTTTGCAAGCTGAAAATGCCTTCTTACAATACTGGGAAGAGCATATTGGTCTTCCACACCCTCCACATTGGTTAGCTGCAAAGGCTTCTCCATTAAGCCTCCATCAGGCAACAATGTTTATGAAAGTTATGGAGGAAAATGATTTGGCTTCTCACCTGCATTTGTTTTGTAAGCAGGCTAATATTGCTTGTTCTACAAATGCACTTGTGAAGAAGACAACGAACGACACAACTCTGCCACCAATAGCCCCATGGAATGATGACAAACTGAAATATCACCTTCCAAATGAAACACCCTTGTCGGTTGCCAGCCAAGGGGGATTACCATATTTTCGAGAATCAATGGTGAAAGAGGGAAGTTATATGCCTATCCCTGATCTAAGGGACCCAATTTCATATAAATCATTCTTGCCGCGATCCCTAGCATCAAAAATCCCATTTTCTTTTGCCCAACttgaggaattgaagaagcttTTTGGTCTAGTGGATGAATCAAACATGGATGAATATATTCAAGACACCCTTAAGGTATGTGAGGAGAGTCCCATTCAAGGTGAGCAAAGCACCTGTGCAACTTCTGCCGAGGATTTCATTGATTTTGTTGTCGAAAAACTAGGGCATCATGTACGCGTATGGAGTACTGAGAGTGTTGAAGGATCATATGAGAATGTCACATTTGGAACTGTGAAACTCATATATGGAAACCTCTCCGAACCTCCAACCTTATGTCATAGTCAGCCATTCCCATTTCAGATATATTATTGCCATGTTTTACCGAAAGTAAAAGTATATGTAGTTGATATACATGCTCGGAAGAAAGTGAATCATGCGATCATGGCATGTCACTATGACACATCAACTTGGAATCCAAATCATATTGCTTTTAAGTTACTTGGTTTTGGCCCAGGACTTATTGAAGTCTGTCATTGGATAAATGAGAATGGAGTGGTCTGGACGAAGACTTTAGGTTGA
- the LOC122665903 gene encoding increased DNA methylation 1-like gives MAPLIDADLKVEPEFLPQALLEWHQFESKKSSSKNKSELTLRAKKHLSYLGWIFKFAQKKTRNELRYISPEGKIFNSLRLACEYCMENQEYDIEVPPLEYMITEEPVSNGIKRGRGRPRKYPCDAQKQKRGKKLLSIPVSNQAIYNGKKRGHKRKSSPCDDQKQKKEKNNQAIENRESSEATNISQLIESKIVSENAEVHYIDADAPLKRGSITREGNIWCDCCNKKFDVKSFEAHSGGAFRKPALCIFLEEGRSLLNFDNNKSDDLCSICHEGGDILLCDQCPSVFHKNCVGLEKTPDGKWFCPSCTCGICGKSEFNKNKEEFTENSSSVCDQCEHEFHVGCLRREGYKKLKACSKGNWFCSNNCEKIFMGLQKILGKSIPIENSDDDDNLFWKILRYNSKELDSESMMEFHAKLNIGLAIMHGSFEPIHEAFTDSDLIEDVIFSRGSKLNRLNFRGFYTVLLEREDDVICVATLRIHGEKVAEVPLIATHPTNLRQGMCRRLMEAIEKKLVEFGVKRLVLPAAGQALDIWIDHFGFSKMMDSERLKFLSYTFLNFQKSTMCQKFLTGNSLKNLSYKSINLDGNSTDSEREDDQVLVQKPFSYTLRRTNGIQESDEWIPQPRHQAMRHVAAM, from the coding sequence ATGGCTCCATTAATTGATGCAGATCTTAAAGTCGAACCCGAATTCCTTCCCCAGGCTTTATTGGAATGGCACCAATTTGAATCAAAGAAGTCATCAAGTAAGAACAAGAGCGAGCTCACCTTACGAGCAAAGAAACACCTCTCCTATCTTGGTTGGATTTTCAAGTTCGCTCAAAAGAAAACTAGGAATGAATTGCGTTATATTTCACCAGAAGGTAAGATATTCAATTCTCTTAGATTAGCTTGTGAATATTGCATGGAGAATCAAGAATATGATATAGAGGTACCTCCATTAGAATACATGATCACTGAAGAACCAGTTTCTAATGGTATTAAGCGTGGTCGCGGTCGACCGCGGAAGTACCCATGTGATGCTCAGAAgcagaagagagggaagaagttGTTGTCAATACCGGTTTCCAATCAAGCAATTTATAATGGTAAAAAGCGTGGTCATAAGAGAAAGTCTTCTCCATGTGATGATcagaagcagaagaaagagaagaacaaccAAGCAATTGAGAACAGAGAATCCAGTGAAGCCACCAATATTTCTCAGTTAATAGAAAGCAAGATTGTGTCGGAGAACGCAGAGGTACATTACATCGATGCTGATGCTCCATTAAAAAGGGGGAGTATAACCCGTGAAGGCAATATTTGGTGCGATTGTTGCAACAAGAAATTCGATGTCAAAAGCTTTGAAGCTCATTCTGGTGGCGCTTTTCGTAAACCTGCTCTTTGTATCTTCTTGGAAGAAGGAAGATCATTGCTAAATTTTGACAACAACAAGAGTGACGATTTATGCTCTATTTGTCATGAAGGAGGTGATATATTACTTTGTGATCAATGCCCCTCTGTTTTCCATAAGAATTGTGTAGGTTTAGAAAAAACTCCTGATGGAAAATGGTTCTGCCCATCCTGTACATGTGGTATATGTGGTAAAAGTGAGTTCAATAAGAACAAGGAAGAATTTACAGAGAATTCTAGTTCAGTTTGTGATCAATGTGAGCATGAATTCCATGTTGGATGTTTGAGGAGAGAGGGATACAAGAAATTGAAAGCTTGTTCTAAAGGAAATTGGTTCTGTAGTAACAATTGTGAGAAGATATTTATgggtcttcaaaaaattctAGGGAAATCAATTCCTATAGAGaattctgatgatgatgataactTATTTTGGAAGATTTTGAGGTATAATAGCAAAGAATTGGATTCTGAGTCTATGATGGAGTTTCATGCTAAGCTTAACATTGGTCTTGCAATAATGCATGGAAGCTTTGAACCAATTCATGAAGCATTTACAGATAGTGATCTCATTGAAGATGTTATTTTCAGTAGGGGATCAAAGCTGAACCGGTTGAACTTTCGAGGGTTTTATACAGTTCTATTGGAGAGAGAAGATGATGTGATTTGTGTGGCTACACTTAGGATTCATGGTGAAAAAGTTGCAGAAGTGCCCTTAATTGCTACTCACCCGACGAATCTTCGACAAGGGATGTGTCGTAGATTAATGGAAGCAATTGAAAAGAAGCTTGTtgagtttggagtgaagagGTTGGTATTGCCTGCTGCTGGACAAGCACTAGACATATGGATTGATCACTTTGGGTTCTCCAAGATGATGGATTCGGAGAGACTGAAGTTTTTGAGCTACACTTTTCTAAATTTCCAGAAATCTACTATGTGTCAGAAATTCTTAACAGGAAATTCTTTGAAGAACCTAAGTTATAAGAGCATTAATTTAGATGGGAACAGTACAGATTCAGAGAGGGAGGATGATCAGGTTCTAGTACAAAAACCATTCTCATACACTTTGAGGCGCacaaatggaatccaagagagtgaTGAGTGGATTCCACAACCAAGACATCAAGCAATGCGACATGTTGCAGCAATGTAA
- the LOC122664256 gene encoding ABC transporter C family member 3-like, whose product MNAFEQSKNDINIWIFIQQSSTTIFLHGFSASSHIILLLVLSISWACKKSTIPTPENSKPRLKNTYTLYHWSTLISCMGLSFCDLLLCMLNYFSGYRHGWSDLKIFAQLDFGFRTLTWFVISAYLYIKFPHSSEHRFPILLRIWWAFYFLMSCFYLVMHLVLYWKHSSLSILLWGSDVVSIIACLFFCYTGLFGKGRECEDFLLLEPLLKNSSNRNNGDGEQGSTVGGETVTPYANANLLSIFNFAWIGPLLALGYKKTLDLEDIPQVANYDSANVVFARFRNKLESDGNDSGQVSTLKLVKALILSTWKEILWTALLSIVCTLASYVGPYLIDAFVQYLNSPHQLKYKGYKLVVIFFLSKLIRCLSERHLFFQLRKMTMNVCAALFSIIYKKSLRLSNQSKQDHTNGESINLMSVDVERTGFFSWYLHDMWKVPIQIVLALLILYKSLGIASLVALVAILILMLANVPLGKLQKKFQRELMDSKDRRMKVTSEALRNMKILKLQGWEMKFLAKIIDLRNFETKWLKKLLYSSAVIAFVYLSTPMFVSMVTFGFCMFMRIPLDSGKILSALATFQLLKGPIYNIEDTISMIVQTKVSLDRIASFLCLDDFHPDIVHNLPGDSDEVVIEIIKGNFSWDLHSPNITLKDLNLKVYHGMRVAICGSVGSGKSSLLSCLLGEVPKISGAIKLNGTKAYVAQSPWIQSGKIIDNILFGKVMNKERYEMILEACSLKKDLELCAFGDQTIIGERGINLSGGQKQRIQIARALYHDADIYLLDDPFSALDAHTGTHLFKECLLGILGSKTVIYVTHQVEFLTSADLILVMRDGRITQAGKYEEIISSRTDFMEFMGAHKKALADLNSAERQAALNNLVNDEEDGNMICSDKSIQDDEETDPKNYKIEKLVKSEGQLVQEEKREKGGISVSAYWKYVTTAYGGGFIPLILLAQILFQFLLIVSSYWMVLATPVSQDVRLHDGGSTLIFVYVALTIGSSLCVFIRSMLIVTIGYKTSTLLFNKMHMCIFHAPMSFFDSTPSGRILNRVSIDQSVVDTTIPRQIEELLISIVGFLGTIAVMSHVAWQMLIIFIPVTVTCIWYQRYYISAARELSRLVGVCQASIIQHFSESNLGSSTIRCFDQEERFINTNLKLVDGYSRPIFHFSGAIEWLCFRMDMLASITYVVSLIFLISAPKEILSPGVMGLAVTYGLNFSMHGIIWDLCSLESKIISVERILQYTSIQSEPPLLVEENKPDREWPQQGKVDIFDLQVRYAPHLPLILRGLTCSFLGGMKIGIVGRTGSGKSTLVQVLFRMLEPTTGQIWIDGIDISKIGLHDLRSRLSIIPQDPIMFDGTLRSNLDPLEEYTDEKIWEVLDRCQLGDEVRKKERKLNSAVTENGENWSIGQRQLVCLGRVLLKRSKVLILDEATASVDTATDYLIQQTLRQHFSGSTVITIAHRITSILNVDMVLLLDNGLVLEYDSPTKLLEIKSSSFAKLVKEYTRSCSS is encoded by the exons ATGAATGCTTTTGAACAATCAAAGAATGATATCAATATCTGGATTTTTATTCAGCAGTCTTCTACAACCATTTTCCTACACGGGTTTTCTGCTTCTTCACACATAATTTTGTTATTAGTTTTATCCATTTCATGGGCTTGTAAGAAATCCACAATACCTACCCctgaaaattcaaaaccaaggTTGAAGAATACATATACTTTATACCATTGGTCAACCCTTATATCTTGCATGGGTCTGTCTTTTTGTGACCTTCTCCTATGCATGTTAAATTACTTTTCTGGGTATAGACATGGTTGGTCTGATCTAAAGATTTTTGCCCAATTGGATTTTGGATTCAGAACACTCACTTGGTTTGTGATCTCTGCTTACTTGTACATCAAGTTTCCTCATTCAAGTGAGCACAGGTTCCCTATTCTACTAAGGATTTGGTGGGCCTTCTACTTCCTAATGTCTTGTTTCTATCTTGTTATGCATCTTGTTCTATATTGGAAACATTCATCCTTATCAATTCTGCTATGGGGTTCCGATGTTGTATCCATTATTGCTTGTTTGTTCTTTTGTTATACTGGGCTGTTTGGTAAGGGGCGAGAATGTGAAGACTTCCTTCTTTTGGAACCTCTTTTGAAAAACAGTTCTAATCGTAACAATGGTGATGGAGAGCAAGGATCAACTGTTGGTGGAGAGACTGTAACTCCTTATGCAAATGCCAATCTTCTTAGTATTTTTAATTTTGCTTGGATTGGCCCTTTGCTTGCGCTCGGGTATAAAAAAACATTAGACCTTGAAGATATTCCTCAGGTTGCCAATTATGATAGTGCCAATGTGGTCTTTGCTcgttttagaaataaacttgaatcAGATGGTAATGACAGTGGTCAAGTAAGCACACTCAAGCTAGTGAAGGCATTGATTCTCTCAACATGGAAAGAAATTTTATGGACAGCTTTATTATCCATTGTATGCACGTTGGCCTCTTATGTTGGACCATATCTTATTGATGCATTTGTTCAGTATCTCAATAGCCCTCACCAACTAAAATATAAAGGCTATAAACTAgtagttattttttttctttcaaagctTATAAGATGCCTTTCAGAGAGGCACTTATTCTTTCAATTACGAAAGATGACAATGAATGTCTGTGCTGCCTTATTCTCAATAATCTATAAGAAGAGTCTCAGACTTTCAAATCAATCAAAGCAGGACCACACTAATGGGGAGAGCATTAATTTGATGAGTGTTGATGTTGAGAGGACTGGTTTTTTTAGTTGGTATTTACACGATATGTGGAAGGTGCCTATTCAGATTGTTCTAGCATTGTTGATCTTATACAAGAGCCTTGGGATTGCTTCATTGGTAGCTTTGGTTGCCATATTGATTTTGATGTTAGCAAATGTTCCACTAGGAAAACTACAGAAGAAATTTCAGAGGGAATTGATGGATTCAAAAGATCGAAGGATGAAGGTAACATCTGAGGCTCTGCGAAATATGAAGATTCTCAAACTCCAAGGTTGGGAGATGAAGTTCTTGGCTAAAATTATTGACCTAAGGAACTTTGAAacaaaatggttaaaaaaactACTTTATTCATCAGCTGTGATTGCCTTTGTCTACTTATCTACTCCCATGTTTGTATCCATGGTTACTTTTGGTTTTTGTATGTTTATGAGAATTCCGTTAGATTCGGGGAAGATTCTATCTGCACTTGCAACATTTCAGTTATTGAAAGGGCCCATTTATAATATTGAAGACACAATCTCTATGATAGTACAGACTAAAGTTTCCCTTGATAGGATAGCCTCATTCCTCTGCCTTGATGATTTTCATCCGGATATAGTACATAATCTTCCAGGAGATAGTGACGAGGTTGTAATTGAGATAATCAAGGGGAATTTCTCTTGGGACCTTCATTCTCCTAATATTACATTGAAAGATCTTAATTTAAAAGTGTATCATGGTATGAGAGTGGCTATTTGCGGTTCTGTTGGGTCAGGAAAGTCAAGCCTACTTTCATGCCTATTAGGGGAAGTGCCAAAGATATCTGGAGCCATTAAGTTGAATGGGACAAAGGCCTACGTTGCACAATCACCTTGGATACAGAGTGGCAAGATAATAGACAATATATTGTTCGGTAAGGTGATGAACAAGGAAAGGTACGAAATGATTCTTGAAGCATGTTCATTGAAGAAGGACCTAGAATTGTGTGCCTTTGGGGACCAAACTATCATAGGAGAGAGGGGGATCAACTTGAGTGGTGGGCAAAAGCAAAGAATCCAGATTGCACGTGCTTTGTACCATGATGCTGATATTTATCTGCTTGATGATCCATTTAGTGCGTTGGATGCTCACACAGGGACTCATCTATTTAAG GAGTGTTTGTTGGGAATTTTGGGTTCAAAAACAGTAATTTATGTTACCCACCAAGTAGAGTTTTTAACTTCTGCTGATCTTATCCTG GTTATGAGAGATGGAAGGATTACTCAAGCAGGAAAGTATGAAGAAATTATTAGTTCAAGAACtgattttatggaatttatGGGTGCACATAAGAAAGCTTTGGCAGACCTTAATTCTGCCGAACGTCAGGCTGCTTTGAATAATTTAGTTAATGACGAGGAAGATGGAAATATGATATGTAGTGACAAGTCTATTCAAGATGATGAAGAAACAGAccccaaaaattacaaaatagaaaaattggtTAAGTCAGAAGGACAACTTgttcaagaagaaaagagagaaaaaggtggAATTAGTGTTTCAGCATACTGGAAGTATGTTACCACTGCATATGGTGGGGGTTTTATACCATTGATATTACTAGCACAAattctttttcagtttcttttaaTAGTCAGTAGTTACTGGATGGTGTTGGCTACTCCCGTTTCACAGGATGTGAGACTTCATGATGGAGGATCCACTCTCATATTTGTTTATGTTGCTTTGACCATTGGAAGCTCTCTTTGTGTATTTATAAGGTCCATGCTCATTGTAACTATTGGATACAAGACATCCACTCTACTCTTCAACAAAatgcatatgtgcattttcCATGCTCCCATGTCATTTTTCGATTCTACTCCAAGTGGAAGGATTCTAAATCGG GTATCCATAGATCAAAGTGTAGTTGATACCACTATTCCACGTCAAATTGAAGAACTTCTTATCTCAATCGTAGGATTCTTAGGAACTATTGCAGTAATGTCACATGTTGCATGGCAAATGTTAATAATTTTTATTCCAGTCACTGTGACATGCATCTGGTATCAG CGATACTACATATCTGCAGCACGAGAGCTATCACGACTGGTTGGAGTATGCCAAGCTTCAATTATACAACATTTTTCCGAATCTAATTTAGGTTCATCCACAATCAGATGCTTTGATCAAGAAGAGAGGTTTATAAACACTAACCTCAAGCTAGTGGATGGTTATTCCCGACCTATATTTCATTTTTCTGGTGCAATAGAGTGGTTATGCTTCCGCATGGATATGTTGGCATCCATCACATATGTCGTCTCTTTGATTTTCTTGATCTCTGCGCCGAAGGAAATATTGAGTCCTG GTGTTATGGGTCTAGCAGTCACATATGGGCTTAATTTTAGTATGCATGGGATTATATGGGATCTTTGTAGTCTTGAGAGTAAAATCATATCTGTTGAGAGAATACTGCAATATACTTCTATCCAGAGTGAACCCCCTCTATTGGTAGAAGAAAATAAGCCAGATCGAGAATGGCCACAACAAGGGAAAGTTGATATTTTTGATCTACAG GTCCGGTATGCTCCACACCTTCCTCTTATCTTGAGAGGTCTCACATGCAGTTTCTTGGGAGGGATGAAGATTGGCATTGTTGGGCGAACAGGAAGTGGTAAATCAACTCTCGTACAAGTCCTCTTCCGCATGCTTGAACCTACGACTGGTCAGATTTGGATAGATGGTATCGACATTTCTAAGATTGGTCTTCATGACTTGCGGTCAAGATTGAGCATCATCCCACAAGACCCAATAATGTTCGATGGGACTTTAAGAAGCAATCTTGATCCACTTGAAGAATATACTGATGAAAAGATCTGGGAG GTTTTAGATAGATGTCAGCTTGGTGATGAAgttagaaagaaggaaagaaagctTAATTCTGCAG TGACTGAGAATGGAGAGAATTGGAGCATTGGTCAAAGGCAACTAGTCTGTTTAGGGCGGGTATTACTGAAGAGGAGCAAAGTGTTAATACTCGATGAAGCTACTGCATCGGTAGACACTGCGACTGACTATCTAATTCAACAAACGCTTAGGCAACACTTCTCAGGATCGACTGTTATCACAATTGCACACAGGATAACATCAATTCTTAATGTTGATATGGTCCTCCTCCTTGATAATG GCCTTGTATTGGAATATGATTCCCCAACAAAATTGCTAGAGATCAAATCTTCATCATTTGCAAAGCTTGTTAAGGAGTATACTCGAAGTTGTAGTTCCTAG